A window of the Bacteroidota bacterium genome harbors these coding sequences:
- a CDS encoding tRNA-(ms[2]io[6]A)-hydroxylase, with translation MLGLKLPTDPRWANIAESNLEEILIDHAWCEQKATSNAISMVVSYPDYTEMVDVLLKIAQEELSHFEMVHQKIKARGFKLAPERKDSYVNELYKFMRTGYRREIVLMDRLLFSAMIEARSCERFKVLTENIKDKELADFYRELMISEAGHYTTFIQLARKHLNPEEVDKRWKEWLDFESKVIANYGRSETIHG, from the coding sequence ATGCTGGGATTAAAATTACCTACTGACCCCCGTTGGGCAAATATAGCCGAATCCAATCTCGAAGAGATTTTAATTGATCACGCCTGGTGCGAACAAAAGGCGACCTCAAATGCCATTTCTATGGTGGTTAGTTATCCCGATTATACTGAAATGGTGGATGTGTTACTGAAGATCGCGCAGGAAGAACTTTCGCACTTTGAAATGGTTCACCAAAAGATAAAAGCAAGGGGATTTAAGTTAGCTCCGGAGCGAAAGGACAGCTATGTGAATGAACTCTATAAGTTTATGCGTACAGGTTATCGCAGGGAGATCGTCCTTATGGATCGCTTATTGTTCTCGGCGATGATAGAGGCGCGCAGTTGCGAGCGGTTTAAAGTGCTGACTGAAAATATAAAAGACAAAGAACTTGCTGATTTTTACCGTGAGCTGATGATCAGCGAAGCGGGGCATTACACTACGTTTATCCAACTTGCCAGGAAACATCTTAATCCTGAAGAGGTTGATAAGCGCTGGAAAGAGTGGCTCGATTTTGAATCAAAAGTGATCGCGAATTACGGCAGGAGTGAAACTATTCATGGTTAA